A genome region from Macaca fascicularis isolate 582-1 chromosome 3, T2T-MFA8v1.1 includes the following:
- the KRTAP19-8 gene encoding keratin-associated protein 19-8 — translation MSYYSSYYGGLGCGSGGFGGWVYGFGCGCGSFRRLGYGCGYGGYGFSCCQPLYYG, via the coding sequence ATGAGCTACTACAGCAGCTATTATGGAGGCCTGGGCTGTGGTTCTGGAGGCTTTGGTGGCTGGGTCTATGGCTTTGGCTGCGGTTGTGGTAGCTTCCGCAGGCTGGGCTATGGCTGTGGCTATGGAGGCTATGGATTCAGCTGCTGCCAACCATTATACTATGGATGA